One genomic region from Drosophila subpulchrella strain 33 F10 #4 breed RU33 chromosome 2R, RU_Dsub_v1.1 Primary Assembly, whole genome shotgun sequence encodes:
- the LOC119550977 gene encoding ubiquitin-conjugating enzyme E2 L3, with the protein MTAPRRLRKELSDLQDNTLKAFRDIKADDDNLLRWTGLIVPDNPPYNKGAFRIEINFPAEYPFKPPKINFKTRIYHPNIDEKGQVCLPIISTENWKPATRTDQVVQALVDLINDPEPEHPLRAELAEEFLKDRKKFVKNAEDYTKKHSEKRPAD; encoded by the coding sequence ATGACTGCGCCGCGACGCCTACGAAAAGAATTGAGCGATTTGCAGGACAACACACTGAAGGCCTTCCGGGACATCAAGGCGGACGATGACAACCTGCTGCGCTGGACGGGATTGATTGTGCCCGACAATCCGCCGTACAACAAGGGCGCCTTCCGCATCGAGATCAACTTCCCGGCGGAGTATCCCTTCAAGCCCCCGAAGATCAACTTCAAGACGCGGATCTATCATCCGAACATCGACGAAAAGGGTCAGGTGTGCCTGCCCATCATTAGCACGGAGAACTGGAAGCCGGCCACGCGGACCGATCAGGTGGTGCAGGCCCTGGTTGACCTGATCAACGATCCCGAGCCGGAGCATCCGCTGCGGGCGGAACTGGCCGAGGAGTTCCTCAAGGATCGCAAGAAGTTCGTCAAGAACGCCGAGGACTACACCAAGAAGCACAGCGAAAAGCGTCCGGCGGACTAG